One genomic region from Vitis riparia cultivar Riparia Gloire de Montpellier isolate 1030 chromosome 17, EGFV_Vit.rip_1.0, whole genome shotgun sequence encodes:
- the LOC117904030 gene encoding uncharacterized protein LOC117904030, whose protein sequence is MPGLDPSIVQHHLPILPHASPVKQKLRKLYPRWSLQVKEEIQKQLSVGFFKVRVCVDFRDLNKASPKDDFPLPHIDMLVDSTAGHLMLSFMDGFAGDVEVYVDDMIVKSRDRTDHLAALQRFFERIRQFKLRLNPKKCTFGVASGKLLRHIVSERGIEIDPEKIRAILDMPAPRTEKEIRGFLGRLQYISRFIAILTDICEPIFRLLRKNQPTVWSDDCQRTFERIKECLLSPPILVPPIPGRPLLLYLSVSDMALGCMLAQLDDLGKKRAIYYLSKRMLEYECKYIMIERLCLALVWATRRLIHYMTKYSVLLVSRLDPLRYLFDRPVLTGRLMRWLVLLTEFNIHYVTQKSVKGSIVADHLASLPISDDRSVDDDFHDEQIISMTSITGWRLYFDGAANQSGFGIGILLISPQGDHIPRSVRLAFSDHHRLTNNIVEYEACITGLKTTLDLGIRQLEIHEDSNLVIKQTQGIRRTWDEKLKPYHAYLDLLIDRFDVLRYIHLPRAENQFADALATLASLIMIPAGVNVRPLLIETRSAPAYYCLIGEIEDQIELPWYHDIYQFLSCGAYPKSASAKDRRAFRQLATRFVVCEDALYRRSPDGLLLLCLDRASADRVMREVHAGVCGPHMGDCCQFVQRCQECQMHGDLIHVPPSELHALASPWPFSVWGIDIIGKILPKSSSGHEYILVAIDYFTKWVEAASYARLTAARVAKFIRSHIICRYGVPHELISDRGVHFKGEVDTLIQEYGIQHHRSSAYRPQTNGAVEAAVLPVEIEMGSLRVALEQHISEAEWAQSRYDQLSLLDEKRLTAANHVQAYQRKMTRAFRKRVRPRKFQRGDLVLKVLRGLISDPRGKFRPSWSGPYVIRDLTREGAAWLIDLDRNQFTEPVNVDQ, encoded by the exons atgccgggccttgaCCCCTCCATAGTGCAACATCACCTGCCCATTTTACCACATGCTAGTCccgttaagcagaaattgaggaAACTATACCCTCGATGGAGTTTGCAGGTTAAGGAAGAAATTCAGAAGCAACTCAGTGTTGGCTTCTt caaggttagagtttgtgttgacTTTCGAGATCTGAATAAGGCcagccctaaggatgattttcccctCCCACACATTGATATGCTGGTTGATAGCACTGCAGGGCATCTGATGTTGTCCTTCATGGATGGCTTTGCTGG AGATGTCgaggtatatgtggatgacatgatagtgaagtcCCGAGACAGGACAGATCACTTAGCAGCCTTACAAAGGTTTTTTGAGAGGATTAGACAGTTCAAGCtgagattgaatcccaagaagtgcacctttggggTGGCTTCTGGAAAATTGCTGAGACACATTGTTAGTGAGCGAGGTATAGAGATTGATCCAGAGAAAATcagagccatacttgacatgcctgccccgaggactgagaaagagatcagGGGATTCCTAGGTAGATTGCAGTACATCAGTCGTTTCATTGCTATActgacagacatttgtgagcctATCTTCCGCCTTCTGAGGAAAAATCAGCCTACAGTTTGGAGTGATGATTGTCAGCGCACTTTTGAGAGGATTAAGGAGTGTCTCCTTTCTCCTCCGATTTTAGTGCCTCCCATACCGGGGCGTCCTTTGCTTCTGTACTTatcagtttcagacatggccttaggatgcatgttagctcagcttGATGATTTGGGGAAGAAGCGTGCCAtctattatttgagtaagaggatgcttgaGTATGAGTGCAAGTACATTATGATTGAGCGTctttgcttggcattggtttgggccactagGAGACTTATACATTACATGACAAAGTATTCTGTGCTCTTGGTCTCACGATTGGACCCGTTGAGGTATCTATTTGACAGGCCTGTTCTGACCGGTAGGCTCATGAGATGGCTGGTATTGTTGACAGAGTTTAATATTCATTATGTCACACAGAAGTCAGTAAAAGGAAGCATTGTTGcagatcatctagcttctttgcCGATATCCGATGACAGATcggttgatgatgatttccaTGATGAGCAGATCATTTCAATGACTAGTATTACGGGATGGCGattgtactttgatggtgccgCCAATCAGTCGGGGTTTGGCATTGGTATCTTGTTGATATCACCACAGGGTGATCATATCCCCAGATCAGTCCGGTTAGCATTTTCTGATCATCACCGATTGACGAATAATATTGTagagtatgaggcttgcattACAGGTTTGAAGACTACACTTGATCTTGGCATTAGACAGTTGGAGATCCACGAGGATTCCAACTTGGTTATAAAGCAAACTCAGGGTATCCGGAGGACATGGGATGAGAAGTTGAAACCCTACCATGCTTACTTGGACCTATTGATTGATAGATTTGATGTGTTAAGGTATATACATCTGCCCAGGGCGGAGAATCAGTTTGCCGATGCATTAGCCACCTTGGCTTCTCTGATTATGATCCCTGCGGGGGTGAATGTTAGGCCATTGTTGATTGAGACTAGGTCTGCACCAGCTTACTATTGTCTGATTGGAGAGATAGAGGATCAGATAGAGCTGCCATGGTATCACGATATTTATCAGTTTCTGTCATGCGGCGCTTACCCAAAGTCAGCctcggccaaggataggagagcattcaGACAGTTGGCCACCAGATTTGTTGTTTGCGAGGATGCGCTGTATAGGAGATCACCTGATGGCTTGTTATTATTATGTCTAGACCGTGCATctgcagatcgagtgatgagagaggttcatgcagggGTCTGTGGCCCACACATGGGAG attgttgccaGTTTGTACAGAGATGTCAGGAGTGTCAAATGCATGGAGACTTGATACACGTGCCACCTTCTGAGTTGCATGCACTTGCATCCCCTTGGccgttttcagtatggggtattgatattattgggaaaaTCTTGCCCAAGTCTTCTAGTGGGCATGAGTACATTTTGGTTGCCATTGACTATTTCACTAAGTGGGTGGAAGCTGCTTCTTATGCTAGGTTGACAGCGGCCAGAGTGGCCAAGTTCATCAGATCGCATATTATCTGCCGATACGGGGTCCCTCATGAGCTAATCTCAGACAGAGGGGTGCATTTTAAGGGCGAGGTGGACACGTTGATTCAAGAGTATGGCATTCAGCATCACagatcgtctgcgtacaggccgcagactAACGGGGCAGTTGAGGCc gcagTGTTAcctgttgagattgagatgggatctttgagagtagcactagagcagcatATATCTGAGGCCGAGTGGGCCCAGTCTCGTTATGATCAGCTTAGCCTATTGGATGAGAAGAGATTGACGGCGGCAAATCATGTTCAGgcctatcagaggaagatgaccCGTGCATTCAGAAAGAGGGTCAGGCCTAGAAAATTCCAAAGAGGTGACCTAGTCTTGAAAGTCCTTAGGGGATTGATCAGTGACCCTAGAGGCAAGTTTAGACCGAGTTGGAGCGGGCCTTATGTCATCCGAGATCTGACTCGAGAGGGAGCTGCCTGGTTGATAGACCTAGACAGAAATCAGTTCACAGAGCCAGTTAATGTGGAtcagtga